One genomic window of Actinomycetota bacterium includes the following:
- a CDS encoding aldehyde ferredoxin oxidoreductase family protein, with product MDGWMGRMLEVDLEKGSFRERELDPELLTRWLGGRGLGVKLLYDRALGVEPLHPSNPLIFAVGPLTGTPVPTAGRFSLVSRSPLTGTVFDCNSGGRWGVGLKRCGLDVLLVTGRSPEPVYLEVSEAGARLHPADDLWGRTVSEVMTRLGAAHPGAGVAAIGPAGENGCLLASIMNDGSRALGRGGLGAVMGSKNLKAVVVQGRSRVSVSRPGKLSFVLGESRRWIKGNPVTAVGLPRFGTAVLVNLMNELGVFPSNNFQHSRFPGAESISGEVLEERHLEKRRACWGCPIGCGRVTRAGGLRGEGPEYETLWSLGAQCGVDDLEKVVLANYLCNDLGLDTISAGSVIGCCMELSERGLVEGGPRFGDADAVLGLLEDMALGRGLGRELARGSRRFAEARGAVEYAMQVKGLELPAYDPRGLQGQGLSFATSNRGGCHLRAYLVGPEVLGIPKMVDRKSTTDKPGLTIFAQNLNAGVDSLVLCRFLQFALSDEYFARMLEAVTGIPYKAMDLHRIGERIWNLERLYNLRCGMDPAEDTLPPRLLREPVAEGPAAGRVVLLREMLPLYYRARGWDERGIPDPRKLAALGLPE from the coding sequence ATGGACGGATGGATGGGCCGGATGCTGGAAGTGGACCTGGAAAAGGGTTCCTTCCGGGAGAGGGAGCTGGACCCGGAGCTCCTCACCCGGTGGCTGGGCGGTAGGGGACTGGGGGTGAAGCTGCTCTACGACCGGGCCCTGGGCGTGGAGCCCCTTCATCCCTCCAACCCGCTGATATTCGCCGTGGGGCCACTCACGGGCACACCGGTGCCTACGGCAGGGAGGTTCTCCTTGGTTTCCAGGTCGCCCCTCACCGGCACGGTGTTCGACTGCAACTCCGGCGGGCGCTGGGGAGTGGGCTTGAAGAGATGCGGCCTGGACGTCCTCCTGGTGACGGGCCGGTCCCCGGAGCCGGTGTACCTCGAGGTCAGCGAGGCGGGAGCTCGCCTTCATCCCGCGGACGACCTCTGGGGAAGGACGGTTTCCGAGGTCATGACCCGCCTGGGCGCCGCGCACCCGGGGGCCGGGGTGGCGGCCATTGGCCCGGCGGGCGAGAACGGTTGCCTCCTGGCCTCCATAATGAACGACGGCTCCCGGGCGCTGGGGCGGGGAGGTCTGGGGGCGGTCATGGGCTCCAAGAATCTCAAGGCCGTGGTGGTCCAGGGCCGGAGCCGGGTGAGCGTGAGCCGGCCCGGGAAGCTGTCCTTCGTCCTCGGCGAGTCCCGGAGGTGGATCAAGGGAAACCCGGTGACCGCGGTAGGCCTTCCCCGTTTCGGCACCGCCGTCCTGGTGAACCTGATGAACGAGCTGGGGGTATTTCCTTCCAATAATTTCCAGCATTCCCGCTTCCCGGGGGCGGAGTCCATCTCCGGGGAGGTGCTGGAGGAGAGGCACCTGGAGAAAAGGCGGGCCTGCTGGGGATGTCCCATAGGCTGCGGCAGGGTCACCCGAGCGGGGGGCCTAAGGGGCGAGGGGCCGGAGTACGAAACCCTCTGGTCCCTGGGGGCGCAGTGCGGGGTGGACGACCTGGAGAAGGTGGTGCTGGCCAATTACCTGTGCAACGACCTGGGCCTGGACACCATCTCCGCGGGTTCGGTAATCGGGTGCTGCATGGAGCTGTCCGAGAGGGGCCTGGTGGAAGGGGGACCGCGCTTCGGGGACGCGGACGCGGTGCTCGGGCTGCTCGAGGACATGGCCCTGGGACGGGGCCTGGGACGGGAGCTGGCCCGGGGATCCCGCCGCTTCGCCGAGGCACGGGGAGCGGTTGAATACGCCATGCAGGTGAAGGGGCTGGAGCTTCCGGCCTACGATCCCCGGGGCCTGCAGGGCCAGGGGCTCTCCTTCGCCACCTCCAACCGGGGAGGATGTCACCTGAGGGCCTACCTGGTAGGTCCGGAGGTGTTGGGCATACCCAAGATGGTGGACCGGAAATCCACCACGGACAAGCCCGGCCTGACCATTTTCGCCCAGAACCTCAACGCGGGCGTGGATTCCCTGGTACTATGCCGTTTCCTTCAGTTCGCCCTGAGCGACGAGTACTTCGCCCGCATGCTCGAGGCGGTGACCGGCATTCCCTACAAGGCCATGGACTTGCACCGCATAGGGGAGCGCATATGGAACCTGGAGAGGTTGTACAACCTGCGGTGCGGGATGGACCCGGCGGAGGACACCCTGCCGCCGCGCCTTCTCCGCGAACCGGTGGCCGAGGGACCGGCGGCCGGGAGGGTGGTGCTCCTCAGGGAGATGCTCCCCCTCTATTACCGCGCCCGCGGCTGGGACGAGAGGGGTATCCCTGACCCGCGGAAGCTGGCCGCCCTCGGCCTTCCGGAGTAG
- a CDS encoding WYL domain-containing protein has translation MAGPEARLRRMLALIPYVLKHQGATFRELCEVFGVTREQLIRDLELIFMCGQPDYTPADLIEVSMDGDRVYIGMADYFARPVRFTPSELAGLYLACSALARLAGPSATSALHSAMRRIQQAMGMEGLSPEDVERSLEVASPDSREEVLSQLLEACDERRVVEMEYYSYGRGELTRRQVHPLSMEFGMGHWYLHAWDGMSGEMRVFRVDRIKDLRVTEERFAPYRETELDRRGSSAAPDSGEITVRLRFSPALAPWAREQALFSEFQEDGEAVVCTLRTGSLSWLERELLRWGTEVEVLHPPELREGLRRRVEKMLALYGRHGRNKGKAGNRSSRKR, from the coding sequence ATGGCCGGTCCTGAAGCCAGGCTGCGCCGCATGCTGGCCCTCATCCCCTACGTCCTGAAGCACCAGGGCGCCACCTTCCGGGAGCTCTGCGAGGTCTTCGGGGTGACTCGGGAACAGCTCATAAGGGACCTCGAGCTCATCTTCATGTGCGGGCAGCCCGACTACACCCCCGCGGACCTCATCGAGGTGAGCATGGACGGGGACCGCGTGTACATCGGCATGGCCGATTACTTCGCCCGTCCGGTGCGCTTCACGCCCTCGGAGCTGGCCGGGCTTTACCTGGCCTGCAGCGCCCTGGCCAGGCTGGCCGGACCCTCGGCCACCTCGGCCCTGCATTCCGCCATGCGCAGGATACAGCAGGCCATGGGGATGGAGGGGCTTTCCCCCGAGGATGTGGAGCGGAGCCTTGAGGTGGCATCGCCGGATTCCCGGGAGGAGGTGCTGTCCCAGCTCCTCGAGGCCTGTGACGAGCGGCGGGTGGTGGAGATGGAATATTATTCCTACGGCAGGGGGGAGCTCACCCGCCGCCAGGTGCACCCCCTGTCCATGGAGTTCGGAATGGGGCACTGGTACCTCCACGCCTGGGACGGCATGAGCGGGGAGATGCGCGTCTTCCGGGTGGATCGGATAAAGGACCTCCGGGTAACGGAGGAGAGGTTTGCTCCTTACCGGGAGACGGAGCTGGACAGAAGGGGTTCTTCCGCCGCCCCGGATTCGGGAGAGATCACCGTGAGGCTGCGCTTTTCACCCGCTCTGGCTCCCTGGGCCAGGGAACAGGCGCTTTTCAGTGAATTCCAGGAGGACGGGGAGGCCGTGGTGTGCACGCTGAGGACGGGCAGCCTCTCCTGGCTGGAGAGGGAGCTCCTGCGCTGGGGGACGGAAGTGGAAGTGCTCCATCCGCCGGAACTCCGGGAGGGGCTGCGCCGCCGGGTGGAAAAGATGCTGGCCCTCTACGGCAGGCACGGCCGTAATAAGGGAAAAGCTGGAAACCGCTCCTCCCGCAAGAGATAA
- a CDS encoding YafY family protein, translated as MVTGTRLSALRNLLRTKGDSASNIKKHAAARAARMMAETPRLSAAELRSNPRTRRNAFPEPIHAFLSMFACLSVIACHEPMLAPAGDRSLPGQGGEKREGGRSGVSKLERLMNLIAMLLEARRPVTLEQIRNSIPGYQQESAASFKRMFERDKSELREMGIPIRVEPLDAFGEETGYRIPKEEYYLPEVNFTPEEKVALLLVHRFASGGLIPLSREASSALLKLSPDLGGAGPLREARPAPVRFDHPAESVEKLSALWEASVRRKTVRFAYRSLGSSKPRERRLDPYGMYFDRGAWYVVGYCHLRGERRSFRVSRVESEVVLEHPDHPGPDFEKPPDFKLSDYSRVLPWEFEEGSPQEAEVRLSPRIAWWVERDLGDIYPFRYLEDGSGVIRVTVRNEDAFCNWVLSFAEDAEVISPRNLRERIRNRLLDMLRGLEGGQDGRS; from the coding sequence ATGGTGACCGGTACCCGGCTTTCCGCCCTCCGCAACCTCCTGCGTACCAAGGGGGATTCGGCCAGCAATATTAAGAAACACGCCGCTGCCAGGGCGGCCAGGATGATGGCCGAGACCCCGCGACTTTCCGCCGCGGAGCTCAGGAGTAACCCGAGGACCAGGAGAAACGCCTTTCCAGAACCCATCCACGCCTTCCTTTCCATGTTCGCCTGCCTCTCCGTCATCGCCTGCCACGAGCCGATGTTAGCACCGGCCGGTGACAGGTCCCTTCCCGGGCAAGGCGGGGAAAAGCGGGAGGGGGGAAGGTCGGGCGTGAGCAAGCTGGAAAGGCTGATGAACCTCATCGCCATGCTCCTCGAAGCCCGCCGCCCCGTCACCCTGGAACAGATCCGCAACAGCATACCGGGTTACCAGCAGGAGAGCGCGGCGTCCTTCAAGCGCATGTTCGAGAGGGACAAGAGCGAGCTCCGGGAGATGGGCATCCCCATAAGAGTGGAACCGCTGGACGCCTTCGGGGAGGAGACGGGTTACCGCATCCCCAAGGAGGAGTATTACCTGCCCGAGGTGAATTTCACGCCCGAGGAGAAAGTGGCCCTGCTCCTGGTACACCGTTTCGCCTCCGGCGGGCTGATACCCCTCTCCCGCGAGGCCTCGTCCGCCCTCCTAAAGCTGAGCCCGGACCTTGGAGGCGCGGGGCCTCTGCGGGAGGCGCGCCCGGCTCCCGTCCGTTTCGACCACCCGGCGGAATCGGTGGAGAAGCTGAGCGCGCTGTGGGAGGCCTCGGTGAGGAGGAAGACGGTGCGCTTCGCCTACCGCTCCCTGGGCTCCTCGAAGCCCCGGGAGCGGCGCCTGGATCCCTACGGGATGTACTTCGACCGCGGGGCCTGGTACGTGGTGGGTTACTGCCACCTGCGGGGCGAGAGGAGGTCCTTCCGCGTTTCGCGGGTGGAGTCCGAGGTGGTGCTGGAACACCCCGATCATCCCGGGCCGGATTTCGAGAAACCGCCGGATTTCAAGCTGAGCGATTATTCACGGGTGCTCCCCTGGGAGTTCGAGGAGGGATCGCCGCAGGAGGCGGAGGTGCGCCTGTCGCCCCGCATCGCCTGGTGGGTGGAGCGCGACCTGGGCGACATCTATCCCTTCCGCTACCTTGAGGACGGCAGCGGGGTCATCAGGGTCACGGTGCGCAACGAGGATGCCTTCTGCAACTGGGTCCTCTCCTTCGCCGAGGACGCCGAGGTGATCTCACCCCGTAACCTGCGTGAGAGGATACGGAACCGGCTGCTGGACATGTTGCGCGGGCTGGAAGGAGGGCAGGATGGCCGGTCCTGA
- a CDS encoding aldolase has product MLEQFSFFGRELFLQGVNSSHSGNMSVRVGDRIFITRRGSMLSHLREGDLVETGMHDDDCHITLASTEIKIHRAIYRETSALAVVHAHPPCAIALSLLEDEIHPVDTEGIYYFKAVPVVGADLTVGSDEVAEKLPPLLQNYKIVMVRGHGSFAVGQMLEEAFQWTSSLEASCRALLFYRLLSPQARREGESRW; this is encoded by the coding sequence ATGCTGGAGCAGTTCAGTTTCTTCGGGCGCGAATTGTTCCTGCAGGGGGTGAATTCCTCGCACAGCGGGAACATGAGCGTCCGCGTGGGGGACAGGATTTTCATCACCCGGCGCGGTTCCATGCTCTCCCACCTCAGGGAGGGAGACCTGGTGGAAACCGGTATGCACGACGACGACTGCCACATCACCCTGGCCTCCACGGAGATCAAGATACATAGGGCCATATACCGGGAAACCTCGGCCCTGGCCGTGGTGCATGCTCACCCTCCCTGCGCCATCGCCCTGTCGCTCCTGGAGGACGAAATACACCCGGTGGACACGGAGGGCATTTATTATTTCAAGGCCGTTCCCGTGGTGGGAGCGGACCTTACCGTGGGCTCGGACGAGGTAGCCGAGAAGCTCCCTCCCCTGCTCCAGAACTACAAGATCGTCATGGTCAGGGGACACGGCAGCTTCGCCGTGGGGCAGATGCTGGAAGAAGCGTTCCAGTGGACTTCCAGCCTGGAGGCTTCGTGCCGGGCTCTTCTGTTCTACCGCCTGCTGTCTCCGCAGGCGAGGCGGGAAGGGGAAAGCCGATGGTGA